The Hippoglossus hippoglossus isolate fHipHip1 chromosome 10, fHipHip1.pri, whole genome shotgun sequence DNA segment aatgagagagagactgatcGACACTGCTGTAGAGGCAGCCTCAATCTGATTCTGAGCTCTCATGGGGGATTATAGCAAATATTTGTAAATGCCAAATAACATGGAACcgaaatattattaataataaaaagaaatcctgcCACTAAAAATCTCAAAGACACAGATAAAGATTTGAAAGAATAACAGTAATGTAGTTTCAATACAGAGTAAGTAAATCCTCACAAAATATATCCACTATATTACTGAGTCGCTGTCCACTGTGGTGGTGCTGAATTATtcaagtgtgcatgtgtaacACTAAGTCGTTGCATTCCTTTAACACAGTTGTTTCCAACATTTCTGCACAGGTTTAATGTATGTTACTTGCCTTTGAAGTCAGTTTTTATGATAGACAATGCGTAAAAGgtgtgatgaaaataatatacAGCCAGGATGGATGGACGTAGGCATATAGATTTGTTTTGAAAGATTTACTTCCACACAAAACACGTTttgacaaaatatttgttttgctaAGTAAAAATAGCCATGGCATTTAATTTTCATTAGTAGAATGAAATGCTGTCATCTGCTCACCTGCTGGCTCTCAAAGGTCCAGGTGCTGTCCGGTAAAGACGCATCCAGGACACTGATCACCTCCTTAAAGTCAGTGGTGCTGCTGGGCTTAATCATAGTGAAGTCACTGTACTCTGACATTGGAGACATACAGGACCGGAAGGACTGACTCTgagacaacatgtctcctcccATGACCTCCACGTACTTTATGGGTCCATCAGTGTTGAGCTGAATCTGCAGGTTTCTGTTGGGGTTCTTGTAACCATCATAGTCACTCTGTGTCATGCAGCAACTaccgctgcttctgctgctcttGATGCATTTAACCGCTAAGATGAGAAAAGTCACCACAGACAGTACGGACACCGAGGCCAGAGAGAGAATCAAATACAAGGTGATTCTCCCAGTTTTCTTGCTGGGCTCGGTCACTTTCTGTCGGAGGTCTAAGATGGGCTCATGGAGACCGTCCTCCAGCAGGATGGACACCGTGACGGTGGAGGACTGGACCGGTTCCCCGTCGTCCTTGATCTCTATAAGCAGCCTCTGAGAGGAGTCGTCCTGCTCGGACACAGCGCGTTTAGTCCTCACCTCCCCTGTGTACAGATTGACAGTGAACAGAGAGGCGTCTGTGGCCTCCGCCACTTTGTAGGATATCCAGGCGTTATGGCCCGAGTCCGCGTCCACGGCCGTCATCTTAGTGACCAGGTGACCCGCTTTAGCGGAGCGGGGCATCCTCTGATGAGAGAGGGAGCCCAGGGCAGCGGAGGAGGGGTAAATAACAGCGGGGGCGTTGTCGTTCTGGTCCAGGATAAAAACATGGACGGTGGTGTTGCTGCCGAGAGACGGAGAGCCCTGATCCTTTGCCTGAACCTGAATCTGAAACACCTTCAGTTTCTCATAGTCAAACGAGTGCATGCTGTAGATGCTGCCGTTATCTGAGTTAATGTAAACATACGATGAGACAGAAACGTCCTGCACTTTAGAGTCCAGTATAGAGTAAGAGATTTTAGCGTTTTCACCAAAATCCAGGTCAGAGGCTGATACTGAGTACAGTATAGATCCTGGTACCCCATTctcctttaaatacacattatagGAGGGCTGAGAGAATACAGGAGGGTTGTCATTCACATCAGTGATGCTGACTGGTATAATTTTCTTACTGGACAAAGAAGGAGAGCCTGAATCAGTGGCTGTTATTTCAATGTTATATTCGGAGACATTTTCTCGATCTAAAATACCTCTGGTAACCAACGCATAATTTTGTGAAAACGATGGTTTTAGTGAAAATTGACATTTCTTGGGGAGCTGTAATGTGACTTTACCGTTATCACCCGAGTCCAGATCTCGGGCACTGATTAAAGCTACTACGGTGCCGTCAGGAGAGTCTTCACGCACTGGCTTTGGATGAGAGGTGAGTATTATTTCTGGGGGGTTATCATTAACATCTAAAACATCAACATGGACAGTACAGTGCCCCTCCATTCTCGGAATGCCTTTGTCTTTCGCACTTATGTCTATTTCATAATTTGCAGTTGATTCGTAATCCAAATTTCCTTTTAGAAATACTGTTCCTGATATTTGATCAATACTGAAAACGGAGAGAACAGCATCCGATGTGTGCGCTCCAAAAGAATACTCTATTTCTCCGTTTTGACCATCATCCATATCTGAGGCTTTTGTTTGTACAATTATTGCACCTTCCGCAGCATTTTCATTAATAGATACTTTATACAATGCTTTCTCAAAAGCTGGAACGTTATCGTTGTTGTCAAGGACTTTAATCGTAACTTGAGAGGTGCCTGATCTCAGAGGGTTGCCTCCATCTAGAGCTGTCAACAAAAGCTTATGAACagcctttttctctctgtctaaaAGTTTTGCTAAAATCAATTCAGGGACTTTTCTTCCACCGGCAACTTCTTTAACTCTAATACTGAAACATTCGTCTTTACTGAGAGTGTATGACTTCAGCGAATTACTGCTGACATCTGGGTCGATAGCGTTTTCCAGAGGGAATCGAACACCGACCACTGTAGATTCAGCAATTTCCAATGTGATATCATTTGATGGGAATCTTGGCGAATTATCATTAATGTCTTGTATTTCAACCTCGACACGAAACAGTTGTAACGGGTCTTCAATTACAACCTGCAGAGGCAGCACACAGCTGGCGCTTTGTCCACATAAAGCCTCTCTGTCTATCCTGTCATTCACCACCAGCTCGCCCTTCCCCGCATCCACACTGAAATACTGCTTACCAGCCTCAGAGGCGACTCGCAGCTTACGGTCAAAAATCTCAGACAGTCCCAAACCAAGATCTTTGGCTAGATTTCCTACCACTGAGCCCTGTTTTAGTTCCTCCGGGATGCTGTAACGAGTCTGTGCGTCTGTTATACTCCACAAGAGAAA contains these protein-coding regions:
- the LOC117768890 gene encoding protocadherin gamma-C5-like — protein: MTKTIGYRDWRWQALWWHHLFLLWSITDAQTRYSIPEELKQGSVVGNLAKDLGLGLSEIFDRKLRVASEAGKQYFSVDAGKGELVVNDRIDREALCGQSASCVLPLQVVIEDPLQLFRVEVEIQDINDNSPRFPSNDITLEIAESTVVGVRFPLENAIDPDVSSNSLKSYTLSKDECFSIRVKEVAGGRKVPELILAKLLDREKKAVHKLLLTALDGGNPLRSGTSQVTIKVLDNNDNVPAFEKALYKVSINENAAEGAIIVQTKASDMDDGQNGEIEYSFGAHTSDAVLSVFSIDQISGTVFLKGNLDYESTANYEIDISAKDKGIPRMEGHCTVHVDVLDVNDNPPEIILTSHPKPVREDSPDGTVVALISARDLDSGDNGKVTLQLPKKCQFSLKPSFSQNYALVTRGILDRENVSEYNIEITATDSGSPSLSSKKIIPVSITDVNDNPPVFSQPSYNVYLKENGVPGSILYSVSASDLDFGENAKISYSILDSKVQDVSVSSYVYINSDNGSIYSMHSFDYEKLKVFQIQVQAKDQGSPSLGSNTTVHVFILDQNDNAPAVIYPSSAALGSLSHQRMPRSAKAGHLVTKMTAVDADSGHNAWISYKVAEATDASLFTVNLYTGEVRTKRAVSEQDDSSQRLLIEIKDDGEPVQSSTVTVSILLEDGLHEPILDLRQKVTEPSKKTGRITLYLILSLASVSVLSVVTFLILAVKCIKSSRSSGSCCMTQSDYDGYKNPNRNLQIQLNTDGPIKYVEVMGGDMLSQSQSFRSCMSPMSEYSDFTMIKPSSTTDFKEVISVLDASLPDSTWTFESQQVSR